One segment of Desulfobacterales bacterium DNA contains the following:
- the prfB gene encoding peptide chain release factor 2 (programmed frameshift): protein MSAELRQKLQDLKDRLLALQVYLDVEKKQERLAQLEHMLAAPNFWNNGAAARKVQMEHGRILENVNVWKDLAATWEETGVMLDLAEEEADPEAEQEAEQALNRLADKMAVMELECMFQGEHDAGNAILTIHAGAGGTEAQDWVEMLLRMYLRWAEEKGFSTDILDYLAGDEAGIKSVTVLVKGHYAYGYLRSEMGIHRLVRISPFDTGGRRHTSFASVFIFPELDDAIEVEINDKDLRIDTYRASGAGGQHVNKTSSAVRITHLPTNIVVQCQNERSQHRNKDMAMKMLRARLYERERDLQTEQRQELHGDKKEIGWGSQIRSYVLQPYRMIKDHRTGHEVGNVDAVLDGALDPFIKAYLLRNGAPGSST from the exons ATGTCAGCGGAACTGAGACAGAAACTACAGGATTTGAAAGACCGGCTCCTTGCCTTACAGGTGTATCTT GATGTAGAAAAAAAGCAGGAGCGGCTGGCCCAACTGGAACACATGCTGGCGGCCCCGAATTTCTGGAACAATGGCGCGGCAGCCCGCAAGGTGCAGATGGAGCATGGCCGCATCCTGGAAAATGTCAATGTCTGGAAGGACCTCGCCGCCACCTGGGAGGAGACCGGGGTGATGCTTGACCTGGCCGAGGAGGAGGCGGACCCGGAGGCTGAACAGGAGGCTGAGCAGGCCCTGAACCGGCTGGCGGACAAGATGGCGGTGATGGAGCTTGAGTGCATGTTCCAGGGCGAGCATGACGCTGGCAACGCCATTCTGACCATCCATGCCGGGGCCGGCGGCACCGAGGCCCAGGACTGGGTGGAGATGTTGCTCAGGATGTATCTCCGCTGGGCCGAGGAAAAGGGGTTTAGCACTGATATTCTCGATTATCTGGCCGGAGACGAGGCCGGGATCAAGAGCGTCACCGTCCTGGTCAAGGGCCATTACGCCTATGGCTATCTCCGTTCCGAGATGGGAATCCACCGGTTGGTCCGGATCTCGCCCTTTGATACCGGGGGCCGCCGCCACACCTCCTTTGCCTCGGTATTTATCTTCCCGGAACTGGATGATGCCATTGAGGTGGAGATAAACGACAAGGACCTGCGGATCGACACCTACCGGGCCAGCGGCGCCGGCGGCCAGCACGTCAATAAGACAAGCTCCGCGGTGCGGATCACCCACCTGCCCACCAATATCGTGGTCCAGTGCCAGAACGAGCGGTCCCAGCATCGCAATAAGGACATGGCGATGAAGATGCTCCGGGCCCGGCTCTATGAACGGGAGCGGGACCTGCAGACCGAGCAGCGGCAGGAACTGCACGGCGACAAGAAGGAGATCGGCTGGGGCAGCCAGATCCGTTCCTATGTGCTTCAGCCCTACCGGATGATCAAGGACCACCGGACCGGCCATGAGGTGGGCAATGTGGATGCGGTGCTCGACGGGGCCCTTGATCCGTTTATCAAGGCCTATCTCCTCCGGAACGGCGCACCCGGCTCCTCGACCTAG
- the lnt gene encoding apolipoprotein N-acyltransferase, translating to MTTPAPLFRHNRSRVALALVSSLLLVLAAPGLGDLWPLAWIGLVPLLLAIRSRSPVRAAGLGFVAGLLYYIVLLSWVVIALGRYGNLPWWLSLAALFLLAAYMAGYFAVFAAIVAWGQRRNLPLLWIGPWLWVVLDFLRGRLFSGFPWQDLAYTQYRVPGLIQVADLTGHYGVTFLIVLVNCLIFQLFLVFLPRSAGAESAACRSMRNQATLVAAVALLAGALFYNGLRSAQVAAVVATAPTLEVAVVQGNIPQERKWNPLMQRRTLEIYTDLSQQALAETGNPDTLLIWPETALPFYPRTSPLFGELCRDFVKRNQLWLLTGTPYFQTSATGEVHYFNSSLLLDPQGKSSGRYDKQHLVPFGEYMPLRRYLPLPRALVESVGDFTPGAARPPLSCQKARIGVLICFESIFPELARAWARQGATLLVNQTNDAWYGRSGAPWQHLSNAVFRAIETRRSLARAANTGVSGFVDPLGRLTATSPLFEPCYLTAALPLLDEKTFYVRHGPWFVWLCAGVVLLGAGTGFARHRRDGSNGC from the coding sequence ATGACAACCCCGGCCCCTTTATTCCGCCATAATCGCAGCAGGGTGGCCCTGGCCCTGGTGAGCAGTCTGCTCCTTGTCCTGGCCGCGCCCGGGCTGGGGGATCTCTGGCCCCTGGCCTGGATCGGTCTGGTGCCCCTCCTGCTGGCGATCCGTTCCCGGTCGCCCGTCCGGGCCGCCGGCCTGGGCTTTGTTGCCGGCTTACTCTACTACATTGTACTGCTCTCCTGGGTAGTCATCGCCCTGGGCCGGTACGGCAACCTGCCCTGGTGGCTTTCCCTGGCCGCCCTTTTTCTGCTCGCCGCCTACATGGCCGGTTATTTTGCCGTCTTTGCCGCAATCGTTGCCTGGGGGCAACGCCGGAACCTGCCCCTTCTCTGGATAGGGCCATGGTTGTGGGTGGTCCTTGATTTTCTCCGCGGCCGTCTCTTTTCCGGGTTCCCCTGGCAGGACCTGGCCTATACCCAGTACCGGGTGCCGGGATTGATCCAGGTTGCCGATCTCACCGGTCATTACGGGGTCACCTTTCTCATTGTCCTGGTCAATTGCCTTATTTTTCAGCTTTTTCTGGTTTTTCTGCCCCGGTCGGCCGGCGCGGAATCCGCGGCGTGCCGGTCCATGCGGAACCAGGCTACCCTGGTCGCGGCCGTGGCCCTGCTGGCCGGAGCCCTGTTCTACAACGGGCTACGCAGTGCCCAGGTGGCTGCGGTGGTTGCCACGGCCCCGACCCTGGAGGTGGCCGTGGTCCAGGGCAATATCCCCCAGGAGCGGAAATGGAACCCGTTGATGCAGCGCCGGACCCTGGAGATTTATACGGATCTGTCCCAACAGGCCCTGGCGGAAACGGGTAACCCGGACACCCTGCTTATCTGGCCGGAGACCGCGCTGCCCTTTTATCCCCGGACCAGCCCGCTCTTTGGCGAACTGTGCCGGGATTTCGTTAAACGCAATCAGCTCTGGCTGCTCACCGGGACCCCCTATTTTCAGACCTCCGCAACCGGCGAGGTCCACTATTTCAACAGTTCACTGCTCCTTGACCCGCAAGGCAAGAGCAGCGGCCGCTACGACAAGCAGCACCTGGTGCCCTTTGGCGAGTACATGCCCTTGCGCCGTTATCTCCCCCTGCCCAGGGCCCTGGTGGAGTCGGTGGGCGACTTTACTCCGGGCGCGGCCAGGCCACCTCTCTCTTGTCAGAAGGCCCGGATTGGGGTATTAATCTGTTTTGAAAGTATTTTCCCGGAGCTTGCCCGGGCCTGGGCCCGGCAAGGGGCCACCCTGCTGGTCAACCAGACCAACGATGCCTGGTACGGCCGGTCCGGCGCACCGTGGCAGCACCTTTCCAATGCGGTGTTCCGGGCGATAGAGACCAGACGGAGCCTGGCCCGGGCGGCCAATACGGGCGTGAGCGGCTTCGTGGACCCGCTGGGCCGGTTGACCGCCACCTCGCCGTTGTTCGAACCCTGTTATCTCACGGCCGCGCTCCCCTTGCTGGATGAAAAGACCTTCTACGTAAGACATGGACCCTGGTTCGTCTGGCTCTGTGCGGGCGTGGTGCTGCTGGGTGCGGGCACGGGATTTGCCCGGCACCGCCGGGACGGCTCAAACGGGTGTTGA
- a CDS encoding deoxyguanosinetriphosphate triphosphohydrolase, with protein MSGTLREKMEQREAEILSPYACLSSRSRGRQRPERECDIRVAFQRDRDRIIHSKTFRRLKHKTQVFLAPTGDHYRTRLTHVLEVSQIARTVAGALRLNGHLTEAIALGHDLGHTPFGHAGESVLNELFPGGFRHYEQSLRVVDILEKKGQGLNLTHEVRDGILKHSKGRKDILPSDISELPGTMEGRVVRVADIIAYVNHDLDDALRAGVIRKEQLPRDIVSRLGQTNSQRIGTMVKDIISRTLENNGKRLTMTPAVLAAITDLRSFLYDNVYDTNKVHDDFIKAEKVIRELYAYFLENGVPGEEAAGTGADHRRVCDFIAGMTDRYALDLYANIFLPKPWSVL; from the coding sequence ATGTCCGGAACATTACGTGAAAAAATGGAGCAGCGCGAGGCGGAGATCCTTTCCCCCTACGCCTGCTTGAGCAGCAGATCCCGGGGCCGGCAGCGGCCGGAGAGGGAATGCGATATCCGGGTGGCCTTTCAGCGGGACCGGGACCGGATCATCCATTCCAAGACCTTTCGCCGGCTGAAGCACAAGACCCAGGTCTTTCTCGCTCCCACCGGGGACCATTACCGCACCCGGCTCACCCATGTACTCGAGGTCTCCCAGATCGCCCGGACCGTGGCCGGGGCCCTGCGCCTGAACGGCCATCTGACCGAGGCCATCGCCCTGGGGCACGACCTGGGTCATACCCCCTTCGGCCATGCCGGCGAATCAGTGCTCAACGAACTCTTCCCCGGCGGTTTCCGCCATTACGAGCAGAGTCTCCGGGTGGTGGATATCCTGGAAAAAAAGGGGCAAGGGCTCAATCTCACCCACGAGGTCCGGGACGGGATCCTCAAGCATTCCAAGGGCAGAAAAGATATCCTGCCTTCGGACATATCCGAACTGCCCGGGACCATGGAAGGCCGGGTGGTCCGGGTGGCGGATATCATCGCCTATGTGAATCATGATCTTGACGATGCCCTCCGGGCCGGGGTGATCCGCAAGGAACAACTGCCCAGGGACATTGTCTCCAGGTTGGGACAGACCAACTCCCAGCGGATCGGCACCATGGTCAAGGATATTATCTCCAGGACCCTGGAGAACAACGGGAAACGGTTGACAATGACCCCGGCGGTGCTCGCCGCAATCACTGATCTGCGCAGTTTCTTGTATGATAACGTCTATGATACCAACAAAGTACATGACGATTTTATCAAGGCCGAGAAGGTGATCCGGGAACTCTATGCCTATTTTCTTGAAAACGGGGTGCCCGGGGAGGAAGCTGCGGGCACCGGGGCTGATCACCGCCGGGTCTGTGATTTCATTGCCGGGATGACCGACCGCTATGCCCTGGATCTTTATGCCAACATATTTCTGCCCAAGCCGTGGAGTGTATTGTGA
- a CDS encoding hemolysin family protein, which produces MDKDPPPDPSRPSERKHLFNQFLDFIGLSRAPDTTEDLEQEIQELLEEGEEQGLITSREGRMINSIFEFRDTLVHEIMTPRSEIASVDVSKSIPEVIQLITDQGFTRIPVYGGELDEIIGILHAKDLLACMCPGENRPDLRDLVKPAYFVSETARIVDLLKDFQTRKIHMAIVVDEFGAVRGLITLEDVLEELVGEIDDEYDKDQRTGQELADGSLLLYAKVDIEEVEEFFKVSLPQGPYESVGGLITHQLGRVPVKGEVVEIGPLVFKVTSATKRHIRTVKISRKP; this is translated from the coding sequence ATGGATAAAGACCCTCCCCCCGACCCGTCCCGCCCCTCGGAAAGAAAACATCTCTTTAACCAATTTCTGGATTTTATCGGTTTAAGCCGCGCCCCGGACACCACCGAAGACCTGGAACAGGAGATCCAGGAACTCCTGGAAGAGGGTGAGGAACAGGGGTTGATCACCAGCCGGGAAGGCCGGATGATCAACAGTATCTTTGAGTTCAGGGACACCCTGGTCCACGAGATCATGACTCCCCGCTCCGAGATCGCCAGCGTGGATGTGTCGAAATCGATCCCCGAGGTGATCCAGTTGATCACGGACCAGGGGTTCACCCGGATCCCGGTATATGGCGGGGAACTCGATGAGATCATCGGGATACTCCATGCCAAGGATCTGCTGGCCTGCATGTGCCCGGGCGAGAACCGCCCGGATCTGCGCGACCTGGTGAAGCCGGCCTATTTTGTGTCCGAGACCGCCCGGATCGTTGATCTGCTCAAGGATTTTCAGACCCGGAAGATCCACATGGCCATAGTGGTCGATGAGTTCGGCGCTGTCCGTGGATTGATCACCCTGGAGGACGTGCTTGAGGAACTGGTGGGCGAGATCGACGACGAGTATGACAAGGACCAAAGGACCGGCCAGGAGCTTGCCGATGGTTCTCTCCTGCTCTACGCCAAGGTGGATATCGAGGAGGTGGAAGAGTTCTTCAAGGTCAGCCTCCCGCAAGGGCCCTACGAATCAGTGGGCGGCCTGATCACCCACCAGCTGGGCCGGGTGCCGGTCAAGGGCGAGGTGGTGGAGATCGGCCCCCTGGTTTTCAAGGTGACCTCGGCCACCAAACGGCATATCAGGACCGTGAAAATAAGCAGGAAACCATAG
- a CDS encoding (Fe-S)-binding protein, with protein sequence MNDCVKCGACVPVCPVYRVTGRETFSARGRNQLLDVLPPERRTRLFTEIFSKCLLCGACRDVCPREVDTPGRIIAARAGFAAISGRSFVNFIARRAMVSPGLLGGITVAKTILARILPVESGLRLRLAALDPAGLPHPADVSYIDDPDRARTSGDRPADAGVGYFVGCHANYLQPEIGRAVDRLLSRCGRAAPSAPAAQTCCGLAAMAGGNLEEARQLARKNIAAFADNDQLILTSCGSCYSHLAFYPELLADDDQWRGRAAAFAVRLREFSTYFLDNLNPGPDKRAAMPGTRCQVLYHDPCHLRFHHRIIDPPRQLLARLPEVKLVELPDGPRCCGQGGLFQLAHPGMSLAIREQLLAEFSSLAVETVVTTCSGCLLQWRQGLAARGNPARAEHLALFLDRLLATV encoded by the coding sequence GTGAACGACTGTGTCAAATGCGGGGCCTGTGTGCCGGTCTGTCCGGTGTACCGGGTCACCGGCCGGGAGACCTTCAGCGCCCGGGGCCGGAACCAGCTCCTTGACGTCCTGCCGCCGGAGCGGCGGACCCGGCTCTTTACCGAGATATTTTCCAAGTGCCTTCTCTGCGGCGCCTGTCGCGACGTCTGTCCCCGGGAGGTGGATACCCCGGGCCGGATTATCGCTGCCCGGGCCGGGTTCGCCGCCATCTCCGGTCGCTCTTTTGTTAACTTCATTGCCCGCCGGGCCATGGTATCGCCCGGATTACTCGGCGGAATAACCGTGGCCAAGACGATATTGGCCCGGATTCTGCCCGTTGAGAGCGGGTTGCGGCTCCGGCTGGCCGCGCTGGATCCGGCCGGGCTGCCGCACCCGGCCGATGTCAGCTATATCGATGATCCGGACCGGGCCCGCACCAGCGGGGACAGGCCTGCCGATGCCGGGGTCGGCTATTTCGTCGGCTGCCATGCCAATTATCTCCAGCCGGAGATCGGCCGGGCCGTTGACCGCCTGCTCAGCCGGTGCGGCCGGGCTGCCCCATCAGCGCCCGCGGCCCAGACCTGCTGCGGCCTGGCCGCCATGGCCGGCGGCAATCTGGAAGAGGCCCGGCAATTGGCCCGGAAGAATATCGCCGCCTTTGCGGATAACGACCAGCTGATTCTCACCTCCTGCGGTTCCTGTTACAGTCACCTGGCCTTTTACCCGGAACTGCTTGCCGACGATGACCAGTGGCGCGGCCGGGCCGCGGCCTTTGCGGTCCGGCTGCGGGAGTTTTCCACCTATTTTCTCGATAATCTCAACCCGGGGCCGGACAAGCGGGCCGCAATGCCAGGGACCCGTTGCCAGGTCCTGTACCACGATCCCTGTCATCTCCGTTTTCACCACCGGATCATTGACCCGCCCCGGCAGCTCCTGGCCCGGTTGCCGGAAGTCAAGCTGGTCGAGTTGCCGGACGGCCCCCGATGCTGCGGTCAGGGCGGGCTTTTTCAGCTGGCCCATCCGGGCATGTCGCTGGCGATCCGGGAGCAGCTGCTGGCGGAATTTTCTTCCCTTGCCGTCGAGACCGTGGTCACCACCTGTTCCGGCTGCCTGCTCCAGTGGCGACAGGGGCTTGCCGCCCGGGGAAACCCGGCCCGGGCCGAGCATCTTGCCCTGTTCCTTGACCGGCTGCTGGCAACGGTTTGA